CCCATAattatggcacacacacacctgggACGCGCTGTTAAAAACATTGAGGCGCCGCGTCCGCTCAAGACACAGTCGCGGGCTTCGTTGAAGAACAGCTATCTGGTGATGGAGGAGCTGATACAGCTGATTGACAATGTCACAGTGGGCTTGCAGTCGTGCAACACGACAACAGAGTCGAtaacgttgctgctgcacaatcTGCGTGTGCATGGGCCGCAGCTGGAGGCGGTGTCCAAGGATACGCTGGATCGGGCTTTCGTTGTGTTTCGCAATGCTTCGCAGGACGAACGTCTGAACATAATGACGCGCCTTAAGCTGCTCGAATTGATTGAATTACGTGCCAAAAGCTGGGAGGACAATGACACAATTGCCTACTACAAGTCCAAACAGCAAGTCTCCAATGTTGAGGTGAGTCTCGCTGAGGGCTCCTCTTTGATAAACTCGTTTATAATtccttcgtttcgtttcttagCTACCCCCGGAGCCTTATCAACATGATGTAAGCGTGCAGCAAGGCGGATTTCTCAGCACCTCCCCCACATTCGGTgtcagcggcggcggtggtggcatgAATGtcggtgctgccgctgctgctgccgctgtcttTAACGCGGCCtccgcagctgccgcagcccAGGCGGCCGCCATAGCAGCCGTCGGCTCACCCAATCAGCAGcacatgctgctgccgcccggTGAAGTCATACGCAACTCGGGCAAGTTCCCCAAACCCACCAAGATACCGGGCAAAACCTACTGCAAGGATGAGGTTGTCATCCGCAATGCTGACTCAGGCAAAGGTGAGTGTGTGCCGCCCATTTGCTCTGCTGCCCCCCTGCTCTATTTTCCCCCCCGAAATCTACTCAAATTGTATtcttgaaaatgtattttccaaACATCTCGcgtgtctgctgctgtgcccCACACACTCTCAGTCATGGGCATCAAAGGGCGACGCGTGCACATGATTGAGGAACTAAGCGAAACTATAATCTCGTTTCAAAGAGGTAACATCCAGATCACATCTAGCCTTAAGGACATGACACGACATcctgcatttgcatctgcACACCTCACACgcttgccacacaattttctcaaATAAATTCcgcttttcccatttttgtacataaaaGGTGACCCCAAAAGGGCTtttttgattcaattttttcgttttgcttgttCGCacgaaatattatttatgcaaaattattaATACCAACTCTTATTTAGTCAACCCGGGCGCCAAGGAACGTTTGGTGCAAATCACTGGACCGGCGGAAGAAAAAATCAAGTAAGTTTCACAAGGGAGCTGCCAACGAAGGgaactcaaattaaaatttaatttaaatacaatttcaaaagttccaGTGCTGCACAACGTCGCACTGCCAACTCTTTCGCTAAGGTTGGCAGTGCGGCTTTGGCTCTAACTGTAAATCTCCCACGCAATTGGCAGCCATTTTCCCTTTTAGTTCAcacattttattaaaaataaacaaatttcgtTTTGCTATAGCTACGCCAAGCAACTCATGGAGGACACAATTCGACGCAATGCCTCGCCGGTGCGCCTGGAGCCTGCACCAGCGGCTGGTGGCTCGTGCTCGTCCCTTAACTCTTCAAACTCTGACGACGCCGTCGTGGTGCAGCCGCGCACGCCCGGTGGCAGCAGCCTGGCGAATCGCTTGAGCTTCAATTCGGCGCAGAATTTTATGACTGCCCAGCAGGCTGCGGCGCAGCAGATCTCCCAGATCACACAGCATCAAcaggcgcaacagcagcagcagcaacatcatcaccatcagcagcaggttgCCGCCATACAAGtggccgccgcagcagcggcccaggcccaggcaacagctgctgccggTAAAGTTTTGCGACCCAGCCAACAGCTGCTAATGCATTCATATTCCACAAACGATGCTTCCGTAGGTGAATACAAGTTCACGGTCAACGTGGGCCAGCGTGTGATCAAGATAACCGGCGACTGCTGTGAGCTAGTGCGCGTGAGTGAAAGCGGGAAGGGGAGTCCAGTTGGAGTTCATGCAGATaatctttgctttttgttcatGCAGGTGGCCAAGCTCGTACTGGACGATTACTTCAGCAGCTCCGAGTTCTTGGCTTCTATGGAGGCTGGCGCCGCTTTTGATGGCAACTCTCTGGTGAGCCCCGTAACCACGCCATCCACACCGCTGCCCGGCGCTGGTCCGCCACAGTTTATGCTGCCCCTGGCCGATAGCGGCATTGGACTGAACTATGCCGCCTCCTCGGCCAACAACAATGGTGATGGGGACGATGAAGTGTTTGCCGACACAACGAACGGCGCTTCATCGAATGCTGCCAATCAGAACGGACTGGCACGCTCACGTCGCAGTCATTTCTCGCGCAAGGAGTCCACGCCGGAGAACAAGGTAGCACGCGAGAAGCTGGACGTAGAGGAGCGTCCAATGAAGACAAGTGCATGTGAGTTGAAGAGAGGTTTTCGCACCGCAACCCAGTGCTAATGGGTTTCCCTTTGCAGCACGCGTCTCTTATGATATTGAACACTTGATCTACTATTCGCAAAGTCCGCATGCCTGGGCCCTGCCCAACGATTGGCAAAAGATGTTGGAGACAACGCCATCGATTCTGCGCAACAAGGTAATTTCGGGCAGCGATGGGCAATTGAAATGCCTCAACGGTCGTCATGTGCCGAGCCCTGAATCCATCACCAATGCACCCAAATCACATGCATTAACAATGGCTAGCATAAATCCCATGAATCCCGAAGGCGATGCGCAggtcgcaatcgcaatcgcaagCGCTAGTGATGCAAACACCTTAACCGAAACTAACAAGCAATCTAGAGTAATGCCACAGGAGCGCGAGTTGCGTCGCAATCCAAAACCATCGGCAGAGTCCGATCGGAACTTGTATAATAGGCAATTGCAAATTATAACCAGCACAATGGGTGCCCAAGCAAAGTATCGCCAGCCCAATTCTCATTCACATCATACTCAGTCACAGTTGAAAGCTGTTTTTCAGCGTTATACCGAGGATGACGAGTGCTTGATGGCCTGGTTCGACGAACAAACGCAGCCAGAGCTCAACAATAATCGTACTTTTGCTTAGATATTCAGTCCGTTTCAATAcgtaaaatataaatacgtaTTCGTTTTTCCAATCTAAATATTTGGATGATCCCGAAAAGAGTCATTTTGGGAGAGTTACCAAACAGCTTATAGAATCTCTATCGAATCGAATAGAATAGCATCAAAAAAGACTCTCACGCATCTCAAGCATATTTATtcttaattattaatattaggatacgacgaaacgaaaccaaaaaccaaaacaaatcaagCGAAACTTTTTGCTAGTCTTAGACGTAATCAACACTTAACATAAAAAACCGTAcacctaaacacacacacatgcatacattgtgatgcaaattaaatttagaatGTAACTAAGGGAGGCAGAATCTGTGTTTTGGCTGTGAAACAGATTTAGTTTAGACtaccacacaaacacacacactcagacacatTAACCAACACAAACGCACATTTAAGCGCATTTTTTACATAACAAAACCAAACtgtaattaacaatttttcaaataaGACTTAtaacaaaaatactaaatataAACGCAAGCAAGCAAAGCAATGATCGTGGCGGAACCTATGTCTAAGCGTTTTTTCACCCAGCATACTCCAAaaagcatacatacacataaaagtacacatatatacatatatatttcaaataaaataaaagactTGCAAAGTCGTAAGTAAAGCTTGGTTGGGGTTTTAAAtcacaacacaaaacactcGACACAACCCACAAGACACACTGTAAATTGCATCTAAAACACGCCTGCCCCGCTTGTAATGGCTCTTAAACCTGACACATTAATCTGTTCCATATGTAAATGTTCATTAACTATGTCCGTCCAAGGTAAGCTTAAGCTGAAACgcttttttctttaatttctaATCGTTTTCTTTGGTTGTTTTGCAAACAGGATCTACAGGATGAGAGTCAACGCTTTGATGGTGACAAGTATTTGGTTAGCATCAAGACTGACGCCACACGCGAGATAGCGGCAGCCGACGATGCCGAGAATCTGGATGAATAAACCCAGTTCCGAGCGGAGCCCCCAAACCAACTGACAATATATAGATAATGTCCTCTGCGACAAAGCTAGACTATATCCTTCAATGCTGTTAGCTCTAGCGGCTCTAACAATCAaccaatcaaaacaaaacgaccaaaaaaaaccaagaaaaaaatatgagGAAGCAAACTTAGGCGAAGAATGCTAAACACAACCACTAACCCTTAGAATCTAGTAACGACAAGCAATCAAAACTTTCAACATACTTAGCTAGAAAATTTCAACGAAGCTCTTAGATAAGTTCCAACGAAGAAAAGTGAATGAGGACGTGGGAGAGGGCAGCTATAATGCCCCCCAATTATAATTCAACTAATTCACAAAATGCAGCTAAACTGAACACGTATGAGCACGGGTCTCGAAGCGAAATAAAaaggggaatggaatgcatttttaGTAACTCGATAGAGAATGACAACatacacaatttatttaattttgattctCATTTCTCTCCCCTCAAGGCTTTGTTTCCATCCATCCTTAAACCAAAATTctcaaaacaacaaagaaaaaatgtattaattcATCTACATACAATgtgtttaattattatttgtattttttataaacGTTTTCTCTAGTCTATCGTGGAGATTTGTTTTGGAAacatttattctttattttattgcaattttcgACTTCATTGTAACTTCAGAGAGAGAAGAtagaaagaaaagccaaaattattttgaatttctgCTTTATGCtttagttaatttattttatttattttgtacaaatacaaaaacatattcttcaagaaaataaaattaaatcatgaTCAAAAATGTAACGTtttatatattaattttatttatttaatatttctacccattaaattattttgctgcattttctttggtttatttttgtttcggtgaatgtacatttacatttatttattataaaacaaaacaataatttctgCATATACTGATATGTATAATATTTGTAGGATATTTGGCTAGGAGGTTGAACGGAACGGAATACGATAACGAACAAGATCAAGATCCCACGAAAATTGTGCGGTTAGCAGAATGTGCTCCAAGGTTTTTCATAACAAGTCAAGTACTATTAGAGAGATGGCGGTAACATCACAATTGGGTTATTTGTAGTATAGTTAGTTAgttcatattcatatttagTGGCCCAATAGAGGCCGTCGATCCACAGTTGCGCGTCGGATTGAGCTTTTGGTATGGTAAGTCGAAAGTAAATACATTTAGAAAGAGAATGGCAAATTAGTCAATGATTGATgggacatacatatatatagacaAAAGACACCAAATCAcaacatcaatcaatcaatcaatagGCATGCTCAGTACATCAATCAACTCGACTCAATATTCACGTACATCGATGTGTGATACGTGGCCCGCTGTGACGGTGACATATTCAAGTTGCCCTGATGCTTGCGATTGTAGGCCCAGATCGCAACAGTTGCCAACAGAGAAACTGCAATTCACAAATGAGAAATGGATTCTAAATGAATTCAAACAAGTTCGGGGCTTTCCACTTACTCAGCAGAAACAGCATAAAGAAGAGCTGCAGCCAGAAGTGACTGCCACCGCTGCTATCCACAATGATGCCAGCCACAATGGTCACCACAGCCAGGCCCAAATTTTGCACCGATTGGCagctgaaaataaataataacaaatcaCAGACAATCCCAAAAGATCAATTAATTCTTTCACTTACAAGCCATATGCCGTGCCCAGCTGATATTCGGGTATAATCAGGGAAACTAAAGGCCACAGGCTAGCAGCCAGCATGGAGTAAGAGAGCCCCATAATGCTCATGCCAATATACGGATCCAGGTGGGTGAATGTCAGCAGTGCATGAGCCACAAACGTGGAGATGGTGGCACAGAATACCCAAGTCAAATTGCGTCCCACCTTGTCGATGATGAAACCAAACAATGGCGAGGCTATGGCTGAGATCAGGTAGACAATCGAGTTGACAGTGTTCGCCTCGGCCGGCGTCATGTGGAAGTTGTTCACGAAGAAGGCCTGTCCCAAGGCGACAAAGGGAAAAATGGCCACATAGTAGGCGACACAGACCACCGATACCATCCAGAAATCCATCTTGAAGGTGACAATGTCGCTCAGCTTGGCAATCTCACCGCCTGGGTTGTTGTTGCGTTTTAGAATGCGCTCGGCACGCTTGTCCATCCAGCCTAGATGGAAAGATGAGAGACAGATTAGAGAGGATATTCAAAAGTTGGCTTAAACCAAACCTACCCAAAATCAAAGTACAAATCAGCGACATCACACAGGTGGAGGAGGCCAGAAACAGCGCCACACCCAGTCCAGTGTAGCCAGCGTAAGATTTGGACACATAACCATACAACGGCTGCATGATCCAAAAGTTGACGGTGCTTCCGAAGCGTGCCACTGACAATTGCAGGCCAAAGACCATGTTCAGCTCTTTGCCCTTGAACCACAGCACCGCGTAGCTGTTCTGGGCCACAGCCAGCGACTCTGCCCCAATGCCGAACACAAAGCGACCAACGATCATCAACCAAAAGTGCCCGAGGACACCGCCAGTGGCGAATATCAACTGCCCGACGAGCACAATCAGCATATAGATGATGGTGCCCAGACGTATGCCAAAGACGCGATCGATTAGGAAGCCGCCCACGAAGCAGAGCACAATGTTCGGCCACGAGTAAATGGAATAGATCAGCGTGAACTCGGTGGAGTTGAGGTCCAGTTCCTTTTGGAAAACATCCTGCAGTGCCCCGGGGTTGTCGTAGCAGAAGTAGGAACCTAAAAGGCACTTTGCATTAGTGCtgtgcatgccacatgcaatgccattgccatcacAACTCACCAAATCCCAGCAGGCACATGAAAACCAAGGCCAGAAAACGATGCGGCGTGCTGGAGGGATCACAGCAGCCCGGGTCCTTGGGCGGTGCCAGCTCCGTGTCGCGGGTGCTTCGCCTACGCACCACTGGCTTCGCCTCATcctcgccgctgctgctgctgttcgacgTGTCCACAATTCGCTGCCGTTCTTCGCGTGTCATGTTGGCACCGGATATTGCAGGTGCGCTTGGGGGATGGGTGGTATGAAGGATTGGTAATTGCTTTTGGCTGTTCTTCCTGTCAATGCGGTTGAATGGGGTCGGGGAGCGGAGGGGTTGCTCGTTTTGTTGGTTGCTTTTTGCGTAGTCGTTGGCGGTGGGCGGGTGGGCTGGGCTGTGGCCCTACTGTTGTTGCTTATCACTAGACCGCACCAtgactttgttgttgtgtgtattGATTATTCCCACAGAGGGACGAGAGCTGTCACGACGGGGAGGGTGCCAGGCGTGGGCGATGGTAAAGGTTAATCTGCAATAAAAGCGACATGAAAAAATGTCTGCATCTTTGCAaggtatacacacacacaaacacacacaatagtACACCTAACGGTGAACAGAACCCACGCAGGTAGCAGGTAGATGGCGTGACAGATCTTGTCGTCCGTTTGTTGACTAACGGTACTAATAATGGTAATCAATTAAGCGCTCACCGTATGTTACGGCCTTACCTTTGTGCTCTGACACCAGTGGGTTTAAGGTTTTATTACTTTATTTGCGTATTGAAAACAACCCAACCAACTGTTTGTCTACTATGCACACACAGGCGCccatacaccacacacacacacacacacttctgTGTACCTATATGTAAACAAGGTTTGAATCCAGGAAAAGCGGCTAATACTCAAATACCCCGTTATCGCAGCCAACTAGGCACGAACGTCATACTAATTAATCACTGTCCCCGCGGTCTTATTATTCGTTAAAATGTCGCCTGCGATTGTAACAGGCGCGCTATGCTGCTGATTCAAAAACTCACTCGAAAAGTCGTCAGTTGCTTTGTTACTTATTTCTAGAACATAGAACatagaaaaatatgcaaaaaaaaactaagaCGTATACTAACATATGTGCAGGTGGAAATTCAACAAGTAGAGGAAAACTCACGGTATATTTGACGGTCCTGAATAGATTGATAATATGAAAATAGATAGCAGCTTGATATCAGTGGAACTATCGGCAAAAAGTACCGATTGACAAATTTGTAGTCTGGACTAGTCTTAAAATTAGTTGTGGTGTTTCTTTTGATGATATGTAGTTCCAAATTAGCTATTATATatcacaaaattaattaaatatttcaacataCCATGAATGTGGCTTCTCGCCATGGAATTATTTACCCGCGTTTTTTGATTCTGTATATCGATGCACAGAGCCAGCTGGAAAAATGTATCGGTAGTTATGTGCGATAATCGTGACTTATCGGTAAACAccatgcaaaacaaaacaagttaATATTAACTATTCAGCACAAAGTTCAATGTTTTTAAAGTCTACACGAGAAATAGGATCACCCACCGCAGCGGCATAGCGTAAAGTATGTAAGCGATGCATGTCCAGTTTACCTGGAAATCGAGTGGCATCTGGCGCGGTGTAAACGAAAAATGATGTCGTCGTTGTcttcttcgtcgtcgtcgtcgtcgcacaacaacaaacatatttattccCAACATTTCGACACAATTTAGAGTAGCCTAACACGTTTCATATGCTTGCATGTATATCTCGTAATGTGTACAAAAGGAACTAGTGCTTTGTAGACCgaccacagacacagacgacCGCCCGTGAGATGGCTGCGATTAAGGTAAGGGCCCGCCTCGCTTCGCCTACATAATACTTGATTTAAATGCGTCGTTTGTACCATGCACCACCCGCAGAACATCGCCTACGGCATACTGTACGGGCTGTGGGACAGCATACGTGGCATGACCCTCGTCCTGCACATTGACAACGAGGTGAATCGCCAGAATGCCGAGCAGGAGCTGCGACAAATGCGCAGAACGGATAAAGATCGGTATGAGAAGGCGCGGAGATCGCCCTCGCCAGTGCCCAGCTCGGCGGCGGCCATGATACGCGAGGAGTACGCCAAGCGGGCCGAGGAGAACTCCGATGAGCGAAGTCTGCAGAAGATTCTAAACCAGAAACCCGCCGCcgagaagcagaaacagccGCAGGGGTACGTGACACaaagacagccagacagctggtgctgctgctgctcagcatGACTAATCTATTTATTGCGCACTTGCGTTGCCTCTCCCACAGTGAGAAGAAGATCGCCAAGAAGCTCTTTAAATGCTGCATGCTCAATGGTGGCTTCACCTGGCTAAGCATCGAGCTCTTCGAGTCTGCGCTGCTGCCCACGCTGAAGTTCTGCCTGACCATCTTCTACGGAGATCAGTCGGAGACACTGCCCGTGGTGTGGGCCTGGCTGCATCCCATACTATCGCTGCTCTTCGGCATGATGTGGGTGCTGCCCATATTTATGCTCTCTAAGATTGTCAGCTCGCTGTGGTTCGCGGACATTGCCAATGCGGCGTACCGCGTGCGCAAGGGTCGGCCGCAGCTGATTCCCGGCATCAGCAAACTGGTGGCCGATTTCCTCTTCAGCATGGTGGTGCAGATGCTGTTCCTGGTGCAGAGTATGCTGGTGAATCTGGTGCCAGTAAAGTATGTTGGCTCATCGCTGTGCTTTGTGCATTTGTGCCTGCTCTACTCGCTGTACTCCTTCGAGTACAAGTGGTTCAACATGGGCTGGGAGCTGCATCGACGCCTCACCTACATCGAGAAGAACTGGCCATACTTTTTCGGCTTTGGCATACCGCTGACAGTGCTCACGAATCTGTCCAATTCGGTGATTGTCAGCAGCTGCATCTTCTCCATATTTTTCCCACTCTTCATACTCAGCGGCAATGAGGCACAGCCCATGGTGGACACCACGTAAGTGTGACAGATTGTGCGGTAATAGATTTGTGAgtctaaaaataaactctGCCCCTTTTTCTAGTGAGATCTCGCTGCGTCTGTTCTCGCCGGTGGTCTTCATATCGAACCTTTGCTTCGGCGGCAATCCGTGGAGCAAGGCCAACCGGCTCAGTGCCATGCAGCGTCAGCAGtacgagctgcagcagcgccagcgtcTACTCCAGCgtgaggagcagctgctgaagcagcGCAAGCAACAGTACATGGAACAGCAGCGCATGCAAATGCGTCGCGAACGCTCGCACTCGCGATCGCAGACGCCGCAAATGGCACCTGGCACTGGGCCACCGTATAGGTACGCCCAGGCACCTGTGTTTGATGCCGCGCGAGTACGCGACTCCTCTGCCTCGTCCACGCACAGCTCCACATCGCCGAGCATCAGCAGCTATCGGCCGCCGCCGTACTACGGCAGTTCGCTGCGCGGCGCCACACCGCTGGTGCCCACACCCGTGCCTGGTGCACCCCAAGCACCGCTTACCCCGCCCGTCATACGACAGGAGACGGGACCAGATGACTGGAATTTGTGAGATTTATGCATATACAAACTGTAGGCTTATAGGCTTTATATATGATTATAcgatatattattattaattggaTCAATGTGCGTACGTGTCTCGTCTTTGTGTGAACTGTTTCGTCTAAGTGTAATAACTGTAACtatacaactacaactacaactaatTATATATCTAGGATCTACGATTAATGACGAATGTTCGCTAGTCGACAGCCCATACCCTCCGACTGGGACAGCATCACTAATGTAGTTTATATCTTCtatgtgtctgtatgtgcGGCTCCCTGCATATAATCCATTtagagtttttatttttaggtCGCGTTTTTCGCTTCTGTAGGGTGCACACACTCTACCATTCAAATTACTTTCGTTtactttttaattattaatcaaaaataataataaaacagaaaacattttgtactTTCGTCAAATGTGCGTTTGTTTCTTCTGTGTTTAATGTGCAGTGCCGGACTTTATCTGCCTTTAGATTAGAAATATAATGAGTCAGGACAGGCAGTGCGATAATCGGCTGGTGGGAAACTGATAGCAAAGGAAAAGCATTGAAAGTGCATAATAATTCAGAGCcaaagaaatgtatttttatacacaaAGATTAAAGCAGTCGGGATGTAATGTAAGCGccagacatatgtatatatagagtatataaaaatattcttGATAAGCATCAATTGCTATTGATTAAGGGTCTAGTCTCTTGCCTCTTGCTCGTCGCTGACCCCCTGCCAaacgctcgctctctgtctcttgtcTGCTGGCGCCCCAAGCGGAGTGAGCGAGATGAATCGGAGAAAAGTCATTCATTGTTGAGAGGAGTTATGGCAGttatacaaattatataaatcGTAATATAACCAACTGAGAAAGAGAAATTAATTCCCTTTTAGTCtctatacaaataataaaaaaaagtctcTTGATTTTGCCGCCCCCAAATTTATttccaattaattttttcGGGGAAAACGCTTCCCCCAATCCAATAGCCAATAATCATTTCATGTTTATGTGACAATATAACAAGCTACTCAATGCCTCATCATAACTCTTGCCATAAGCCCACACCAGAGTCTTCGGACAAAACACCAATAGCCGCCGCCTAATTATCGCTCGAGTTCTGTTCCGGCACGAACACCAGACTAGACACAGAATTTGTGGTCAGGTTGTGGGTTTGGGGAGGTGATTACACAGTAAATTGATTATCACCAAGGTTACACACATGTCCAAACATTGTCCGCacattgaaagtgaaattgtCAGTGGCATTGGTTGAGGTATCCTTTCGGACAGGATATGCCCCGTTCAGTTGTAATTTGTAGTTCGTGGCGTGCGGTCAATTGCTGAGATCTCGGAACGGCAGCTCCCACCCTATGTGCCCGCTACCATGTTGGATGTTTGCCTAAAGactttcaaatatttatggattcTCGTACTGTTGACGCTTTTAAGCGGTTGGAATCGAGAGATAGTGGCCCAGACGACGCAAAATATTaatgtgtgtaagtgtgtaaAGCCATCGATTTATaaatggatatacatataggATATATGAGATCAAGGCTATAGAAATTGTGAAATAATTAGAGTACATTTTCTAATGTGATCTAATGGAAGATTAGCATAAAAGTGCAAAGTGCATGGAAAATGTGTAACAATTTAATAAAGTGCTTAAGTGCAATGAAGATCTAAGATTTCAACCAATTCAATCCGAAAATACCATTATGGTGGATGGTGGGACATAATTTGATAGTTGAAATATTACACACtgtaatatataatataagaTAATCTAATAAAACATATTTGAATGCGATTTGTATTCTTCCATGGCTACTCTTTTAATCCAATCCCATCCATCATTGTGCTGCTAGTCTTCATCAATGAGGTGGACAACGAACCGGCGGCCAAGGCAGTGGATGTGGTGCTCACGTATCTGAAGAAAAACATGCGCTATGGCCTGTCCGTGCAGATTGAATCGATTGAGGCCAACAAAACGGATGCCAAGGTGCTGCTGGAAGCAAGTGAGTGAAATGCTAGAGATCTTCTCCAGATCTGCCACTTATAATTCCTTCGCTCAGTTTGCAACAAGTATGCCGAAAGCATTGAGAAGAAAATGATGCCGCATTTGATTCTGGACACTACCAAGTCGGGCGTGGCCTCGGAGACGGTGAAGAGTTTCACCCAGGCATTGGGACTGCCCACCATAAGCGCCTCGTATGGTCAAGAGGGGGATCTGCGGCAGTGGCGTGACCTGGACGATGCCAAGCAAAAGTATTTGCTGCAGGTGATGCCACCGGGAGATATTATACCCGAGGTCATC
The sequence above is a segment of the Drosophila subobscura isolate 14011-0131.10 chromosome U, UCBerk_Dsub_1.0, whole genome shotgun sequence genome. Coding sequences within it:
- the LOC117902430 gene encoding major facilitator superfamily domain-containing protein 1, translated to MTREERQRIVDTSNSSSSGEDEAKPVVRRRSTRDTELAPPKDPGCCDPSSTPHRFLALVFMCLLGFGSYFCYDNPGALQDVFQKELDLNSTEFTLIYSIYSWPNIVLCFVGGFLIDRVFGIRLGTIIYMLIVLVGQLIFATGGVLGHFWLMIVGRFVFGIGAESLAVAQNSYAVLWFKGKELNMVFGLQLSVARFGSTVNFWIMQPLYGYVSKSYAGYTGLGVALFLASSTCVMSLICTLILGWMDKRAERILKRNNNPGGEIAKLSDIVTFKMDFWMVSVVCVAYYVAIFPFVALGQAFFVNNFHMTPAEANTVNSIVYLISAIASPLFGFIIDKVGRNLTWVFCATISTFVAHALLTFTHLDPYIGMSIMGLSYSMLAASLWPLVSLIIPEYQLGTAYGFCQSVQNLGLAVVTIVAGIIVDSSGGSHFWLQLFFMLFLLISLLATVAIWAYNRKHQGNLNMSPSQRATYHTSISIRRATVDRRPLLGH
- the LOC117902429 gene encoding etoposide-induced protein 2.4 homolog, with the protein product MAAIKNIAYGILYGLWDSIRGMTLVLHIDNEVNRQNAEQELRQMRRTDKDRYEKARRSPSPVPSSAAAMIREEYAKRAEENSDERSLQKILNQKPAAEKQKQPQGEKKIAKKLFKCCMLNGGFTWLSIELFESALLPTLKFCLTIFYGDQSETLPVVWAWLHPILSLLFGMMWVLPIFMLSKIVSSLWFADIANAAYRVRKGRPQLIPGISKLVADFLFSMVVQMLFLVQSMLVNLVPVKYVGSSLCFVHLCLLYSLYSFEYKWFNMGWELHRRLTYIEKNWPYFFGFGIPLTVLTNLSNSVIVSSCIFSIFFPLFILSGNEAQPMVDTTEISLRLFSPVVFISNLCFGGNPWSKANRLSAMQRQQYELQQRQRLLQREEQLLKQRKQQYMEQQRMQMRRERSHSRSQTPQMAPGTGPPYRYAQAPVFDAARVRDSSASSTHSSTSPSISSYRPPPYYGSSLRGATPLVPTPVPGAPQAPLTPPVIRQETGPDDWNL